The DNA segment CACGAACACGCTGAGGCCCGTGCCCAGCGGCATCTTGGAGCGGAGGCGACGCGGCATGTGGAGGACCACGCCCCAGCTCTTGGTTTCGCCGGCGACATTGCGCGGCGTCACCGCGACTTTGCCGTAGTCGAGGGTCGAGACGTTGTTGGTGCCCTTCGGGCCGGCCCGGTTCTCGGTCGTGATCTCGTCACGGCGCCAGCCGAACGTCGGGACGATCGTGTTGTCCAACATGTAGCCCTGCCAGATGAAGGCCTGGGACTTGATCTCGAACTTCTGGAGCTGGGTGTCGGAGTAGAGCTTCGGCCGGTCGTCCGGATTGTCGTAGTTCAGCACGCGGAAGGAGTCCGAGCGCCAGCCACGATAGTTCGAGGCGATGTCGCCCTGGGTGCCGGTGGTGACGACCGGGACGCCGTTGGCATCGTAATCGATGTACGTGCCGGGGGCGGACGGGTCGACCGAGGCGTTCCAGTGCGAGTCGAAGTAGCGGAGGGCGACGTTGCCGTTCGGATTGATGGTCTGCGTGACCGCGCTGAGGTTGGCACCCGAAGCGCTCGAGCGGCCCGACAGGGAGGGCCCGAGATAGGAAATCCAGTCGTACTGGCGCTCGCCCGTGGTGATGTCGGTGTTGAGGGCATTCGCTGTGTTGTAGGCCGGATCGGAAGCCCAGCGCGTGAAGCTGCGCTGGTCGGTTTCCTTGGATTCCTCGGAGTAGAGACCGGTGAACACATGGCGGCCGAGGATCTTCGTCATCCAGTTCTTGCCGAGGTAGTCCTCGGAGTTGAGGTCGGCGAAGGCGGTCAGGCGCTTGTTGTCACGGTCGATGTAGTTCTCCGTGTTGCCGTACTGGCCGGAGTTGCCGACGTACGGACGCCCCAGATTCGGGTTCGGGGTGCCGTCCATGCGGTGCGTATTGATGTCGACGCCGAGGATGTACTGGTCGCCATTGAGGAACGCGAGCTGGCCGTCCTCGTAGCGCTGCATGTCGTACACGAACTCGAAGCCGAAGCGGTCCTTGAAGAAGGTCTGCGAGATCGCGATGTTCGCGGCGTCCCAGTTCTGCCACTCGCGTTTGTTGTTCCCGTCGATCAGCTGGTTATAGAAATCAAATATCGTCGGGTCGGAGAGCGAGACGTTGGAATAGTACTTGCCGCCGGGCACCGCCACGCGGGCGTAGTTGTTGAAGGTCGTCACGGCCCAGAGCTTCGCAAACTCGATGCCGGCGATCGGCGTCGTCTTGCTGCCGGCGCCGATGGGCGTGCCGTTGGCCTTCGGGGTCATGCTGTAGAGCAGGCCGGTGGAGTCGAAGAACGAGGCAATGTTCGGATTGCCCATGCGGCCGAACGAGCTTTCACGGAACCACGGATACGCCGCGGAGGTGCCGAGGTAGTTGTTGCCCCACTGGTCCCACGTCGTGAGCGGGTTCAGCGTCAGCTTGTTCATGTTGGCGACACCGTTCGAGGTGCCGGTCCTGAACCACGGCGTGATGCCGTCGATCGGCGGCAGCGAGCGGGGCCGATTGGCGTTCACGTTGCCGTTCTCGTAGTTGACGCGAATTGAGGTGCGCGACTCGGGGCCGAAGAGCTTGGGCTCGTAACGCACCGCGCCGAAGAGGCGGCGGTCGCGGTTGAACGCCGGCTTCTGCTGGTACTTCGTGCTGTCGTCCAACGCCGCGAAGCGGAGGGCGAGGACGTCCTTGATCGCGACGTAGTTGAAATCAGCGGACCAGCGCACGGAGCCGAAGCGGCCCATCCGGTTCTCGACCTTGTTCGAGTTCTTGAAGGTCGCGGTGTTGATGCTGGTGTTGATGATACCGGCAGGGCTGCCGACGCCGAAGAGGATCGAGTTCGGGCCGCGCTGCAGGTCGACGCGGTCGACGATGTAGGCGTCCC comes from the Opitutus sp. ER46 genome and includes:
- a CDS encoding TonB-dependent receptor — encoded protein: MTRHSLRLRALCLTSVFSLAVTPALNAQSAPPPARPAADSAAQEEPLVLSPFLVEASEDRGYQATSTLAGTRVRTELKDVASAISVVTSQFLQDTGSKNQQDLLVYTTNTEIAGVRGNFSAAGGASTYNEISNLLRPSNNTRVRGLDAADNTRDYFLTEIPWDAYIVDRVDLQRGPNSILFGVGSPAGIINTSINTATFKNSNKVENRMGRFGSVRWSADFNYVAIKDVLALRFAALDDSTKYQQKPAFNRDRRLFGAVRYEPKLFGPESRTSIRVNYENGNVNANRPRSLPPIDGITPWFRTGTSNGVANMNKLTLNPLTTWDQWGNNYLGTSAAYPWFRESSFGRMGNPNIASFFDSTGLLYSMTPKANGTPIGAGSKTTPIAGIEFAKLWAVTTFNNYARVAVPGGKYYSNVSLSDPTIFDFYNQLIDGNNKREWQNWDAANIAISQTFFKDRFGFEFVYDMQRYEDGQLAFLNGDQYILGVDINTHRMDGTPNPNLGRPYVGNSGQYGNTENYIDRDNKRLTAFADLNSEDYLGKNWMTKILGRHVFTGLYSEESKETDQRSFTRWASDPAYNTANALNTDITTGERQYDWISYLGPSLSGRSSASGANLSAVTQTINPNGNVALRYFDSHWNASVDPSAPGTYIDYDANGVPVVTTGTQGDIASNYRGWRSDSFRVLNYDNPDDRPKLYSDTQLQKFEIKSQAFIWQGYMLDNTIVPTFGWRRDEITTENRAGPKGTNNVSTLDYGKVAVTPRNVAGETKSWGVVLHMPRRLRSKMPLGTGLSVFVNRSENFKADAPRGDIFGNGIDNPKAETKDYGVVISTLNDRLSLKVTKYETKMKNATLQADSAGFSSNLYYSWAIPYWGATHALAALDGISDPQLREGNWGWPWNGIATLPDGSPDKPRIQAIVNDYFKSFPLTQKFVDEYGLGMNVAAMHAATTNAQRYASVPTYGASGFGANGGLGLQPAYAGRLKSFGSGPVASVDTTSKGVEVEIAAQPLDNWNVSVNFSKTEAMRDAISPTIGLWIDQMTKFLAGDAGLIRLWGGDPLRKVWSDTILAPYAVLQAQIGSQVPEVAPWRFNAVTNYNFKTGVLKNVNVGVAYRWEDKRVLGYKYDAVKGTLDINQPYHGPTDDHVDLWVGYHRQLSDRINWRVQLNLRNVGEKAHLVPVNIQPDGSVALSRIQEGLTWQLSNTFSF